From a region of the bacterium genome:
- a CDS encoding sulfite exporter TauE/SafE family protein: MLALLFILVMITAALFGMMGLGSGIIYVPLLSWWGLDFATGAIPLGLLLSVATGAGTAYTYMRKRLVHVKTGLATGTAAVFGAPLGVLALQAVPISLVKIILAATAFYVALRALRSGEPLRLTDKSYLLPAAATLFIGFLMGFFSALVGVGGGFLLVPILLIRGYPAREAVGTTSLVVTISTFSAFLFHLPDAGFPLKEAIILAAAALAGAGLGGVYASRQVNPKAIRILIGIIIMVIAFKVGAEGVMALLN; encoded by the coding sequence ATGCTGGCACTACTTTTCATCCTGGTCATGATAACAGCCGCCCTCTTCGGCATGATGGGGTTGGGAAGCGGCATTATTTATGTACCCCTTCTTTCATGGTGGGGACTTGACTTTGCCACCGGGGCCATTCCTCTCGGGCTGCTTTTGAGCGTTGCTACCGGCGCAGGGACTGCCTATACATACATGCGAAAGCGCCTCGTCCATGTAAAAACGGGCCTGGCCACGGGCACTGCCGCTGTCTTTGGAGCGCCGCTGGGCGTATTGGCCCTTCAGGCCGTTCCGATTAGCCTGGTGAAGATCATCCTTGCCGCGACTGCTTTCTATGTAGCTCTGCGCGCGCTGAGGTCTGGAGAACCCTTACGCCTCACGGACAAGTCCTATCTCCTGCCCGCGGCGGCCACTCTGTTTATTGGTTTTCTCATGGGTTTTTTCAGCGCTTTGGTCGGCGTCGGAGGAGGTTTTCTCCTTGTACCCATCCTTCTTATCAGGGGTTACCCGGCCAGGGAAGCCGTTGGGACAACATCCCTGGTTGTCACCATCAGCACCTTCTCAGCCTTCCTCTTTCACCTTCCCGATGCCGGCTTCCCACTGAAAGAGGCTATAATTTTAGCTGCCGCCGCCCTTGCCGGAGCCGGGCTCGGGGGTGTTTATGCCTCTCGACAGGTAAACCCCAAGGCCATCCGGATCCTCATCGGGATCATCATTATGGTAATTGCGTTCAAGGTGGGGGCAGAAGGCGTCATGGCATTGCTGAACTGA
- the mraZ gene encoding division/cell wall cluster transcriptional repressor MraZ — MNHAPFRGRYQHALDDKGRLSIPSRFRETLVQEHDGRLIITNLPHCLVAYTPDQWEAIEARSGKLSTVKSNVQSFLRYFYSGATECELDKQGRVLIPPSLREAIDLDRQVVIAGMLNRLEIWSQVRWDEEMKKAMENFDDISDELADFGL, encoded by the coding sequence ATGAACCACGCACCCTTCAGAGGCCGGTACCAGCATGCCCTGGATGACAAGGGACGCCTAAGCATCCCATCCAGGTTCCGGGAGACCCTTGTCCAGGAGCATGACGGACGCCTGATCATCACCAACCTGCCCCATTGCCTGGTGGCATACACTCCCGACCAGTGGGAAGCCATTGAAGCCAGATCGGGAAAGCTTTCCACGGTCAAAAGCAATGTACAGAGTTTCCTTCGGTACTTCTACTCCGGCGCAACGGAATGTGAGCTTGATAAGCAGGGTCGTGTCCTTATCCCGCCGTCTCTGAGAGAGGCCATAGACCTGGACAGACAGGTCGTCATCGCTGGGATGCTGAATCGCCTCGAGATCTGGAGCCAGGTCAGGTGGGATGAGGAGATGAAAAAGGCCATGGAGAACTTTGACGATATCTCCGACGAGCTAGCCGATTTCGGCCTTTAG
- the rsmH gene encoding 16S rRNA (cytosine(1402)-N(4))-methyltransferase RsmH — protein MTGIEVLSRHVPVLLEEVLEGLALRQGGVYLDGTIGWGGHTSRILQMYEDTRVIGLDRDAAALEAVSRKLANFGDRVLLFHSDFRELDKVLDEAGVGLVDGILMDLGVSSMQLEDANRGFSFAQDGPLDMRMDPDSGVAAAEIVNTWAQTDLANLFFKYGEEKRSRAIAAAIVRTREASPIENTLQLADLISSVPGMGKVRNIHPATRTFQALRIEVNDELDAVRQVIPAGVERLTPGGRLAIISFHSLEDRIVKRSFRELESPCRCPKEFPECRCGKVSAGKVLTRRPVVPSEKEIMVNPRSRSAKLRVFEKGSTQDAERRTQNGN, from the coding sequence TTGACCGGGATCGAGGTGCTCAGTCGCCACGTACCGGTCCTGTTGGAGGAGGTCCTTGAGGGTCTGGCCCTCCGGCAGGGCGGAGTTTACCTGGACGGAACCATCGGGTGGGGCGGCCATACTTCCCGGATACTCCAAATGTACGAGGATACCCGTGTTATCGGGTTGGATCGTGATGCCGCGGCTCTGGAGGCCGTTTCCCGAAAGCTGGCGAACTTTGGCGACAGGGTTTTGCTTTTTCACAGTGACTTTCGCGAGTTGGACAAGGTGCTCGATGAAGCCGGTGTCGGGTTGGTGGATGGGATACTCATGGACCTGGGGGTTTCTTCCATGCAGCTTGAAGATGCCAACAGGGGGTTCTCCTTTGCCCAGGATGGTCCCCTTGACATGAGAATGGACCCCGATTCAGGAGTTGCGGCGGCTGAGATCGTTAACACATGGGCACAGACAGACCTTGCCAACCTGTTTTTCAAGTATGGAGAGGAAAAACGCTCCAGGGCCATTGCAGCGGCCATTGTGAGGACAAGAGAAGCATCCCCCATAGAGAATACGCTGCAGCTGGCGGATCTTATCAGTTCGGTGCCGGGGATGGGCAAAGTGAGAAATATACACCCGGCAACCCGTACGTTCCAGGCGCTGCGCATCGAAGTGAACGATGAACTCGATGCAGTGAGACAGGTTATCCCTGCCGGTGTCGAGCGCCTGACCCCGGGAGGCAGGTTGGCGATAATAAGCTTTCACTCCCTTGAGGATCGCATCGTCAAGAGAAGTTTCAGGGAGCTGGAAAGTCCTTGCCGCTGCCCCAAAGAATTTCCTGAATGCCGGTGCGGAAAAGTAAGCGCGGGGAAGGTGCTGACCAGGCGACCAGTGGTTCCTTCCGAAAAGGAGATCATGGTCAACCCTCGCAGCCGAAGTGCGAAGTTGAGAGTATTTGAAAAAGGCAGCACGCAGGACGCAGAACGCAGAACGCAGAATGGAAATTAA
- a CDS encoding cell division protein FtsL, which produces MTTAAETKVRQSGQITLRGGLKDFAFALMVLMLLGCAIFITAWRRVAFIEVGYEIRRLEKSESEFLRLQHEMEIERAMLSSPERIEKVARARFGLREPEPGQIRVVP; this is translated from the coding sequence ATGACCACAGCCGCTGAGACAAAAGTAAGGCAGTCCGGGCAGATCACCCTGAGGGGAGGATTGAAGGATTTCGCCTTCGCTCTGATGGTGTTGATGCTTTTAGGCTGTGCCATTTTCATAACAGCCTGGAGACGGGTCGCTTTCATAGAAGTGGGGTACGAGATCAGGAGGCTGGAAAAAAGTGAATCTGAGTTTCTTCGTCTACAGCATGAGATGGAGATAGAAAGAGCCATGCTCAGTAGCCCGGAACGGATAGAAAAGGTGGCCCGGGCCAGGTTCGGGCTGAGAGAACCGGAACCTGGACAGATCAGGGTTGTGCCATGA
- a CDS encoding penicillin-binding protein, giving the protein MRGTSGNGRKWEATVRSRIRFLGFFITFLLILPAGKAFYLQIHERDALRDHASRQSQMVEKVNPRRGAILDRNGQPLAISVPVPSICAMRENIENKSLAARELAPILGLNPDTLMNRMDRGSGFVWLKRKVDPDVAARVKEADINGVGIRTESKRYYPNSDLAGAVLGFVGTDGGLEGLESSLEEHLRGGNGTRILNLDARGKVMTSAQPWETYPAAGSTVHLTLDRNIQFFAEQSLRDGCSEAGAGTCTAIILETATGKVLAMASYPGFNPNNFGRYGQTSFRNRGLTSIYEPGSTFKVITIAAALEEKIFDEMDILFCDNGRFPVADVVISDHVPHGWLTLMGIIRKSSNIGASKVGIELGRDRLGRYVKSFGFGQKAGILLPGEGKGILRSETNWTQVDLANISFGQGLGVTPIQMVSAVNVLATGGELLRPYLVSRITSPSGELILQNRPGIVRRVVSEETARKVTRMMETVTQPGGSGTRAAIKGFLVAGKTGTAQKFDLKKGSYSSEAFIASFVGFAPSRNPAITAIVIVDEPKENTYGGVVAAPIWADIVSKTLKYLNVPAVEQEPMLYEGEGNGERWASGTVPAEPGNLTVMPDLKGLTLREALTCLGLSGARVNVSGSGIVVAQDPGAGKSIEDAVFLELLPRTAS; this is encoded by the coding sequence ATGAGAGGGACCTCCGGTAACGGACGCAAGTGGGAGGCCACTGTTCGGTCCCGTATCCGCTTCCTCGGTTTTTTTATTACCTTCCTCCTGATCCTGCCGGCGGGAAAGGCTTTTTACCTTCAAATACATGAGCGGGATGCATTAAGGGACCACGCCAGCCGCCAGAGCCAGATGGTTGAGAAGGTCAATCCGCGCCGCGGCGCGATCCTGGACCGCAACGGTCAGCCTCTCGCTATAAGTGTTCCAGTTCCCTCCATATGCGCTATGAGGGAGAATATCGAAAACAAGTCCCTGGCAGCCCGTGAACTGGCGCCCATACTGGGTCTGAACCCCGATACCCTTATGAACAGGATGGACAGGGGAAGCGGATTTGTGTGGCTCAAGCGGAAAGTTGATCCTGACGTTGCCGCCCGGGTCAAGGAAGCGGATATCAACGGGGTCGGCATCAGGACCGAATCTAAAAGGTACTACCCCAACAGCGATCTGGCAGGCGCCGTACTGGGATTTGTGGGTACCGATGGGGGTCTGGAAGGCCTTGAATCCTCCCTTGAAGAGCACCTGAGAGGGGGAAATGGCACCCGGATCCTCAACCTTGACGCCCGCGGGAAGGTGATGACCTCAGCCCAGCCATGGGAGACGTACCCGGCTGCCGGATCCACCGTCCATCTGACTCTGGATCGGAACATACAGTTTTTCGCCGAGCAGAGCCTGAGAGATGGATGCTCCGAGGCCGGAGCTGGAACTTGTACCGCTATCATCCTGGAAACGGCCACAGGGAAGGTCCTTGCCATGGCCAGCTATCCGGGCTTTAACCCCAACAATTTTGGCCGCTACGGACAGACGTCCTTCCGAAACCGTGGTCTGACATCAATATACGAGCCGGGCTCCACGTTCAAGGTCATTACAATAGCTGCGGCCCTCGAGGAAAAGATCTTTGATGAAATGGACATCCTGTTCTGCGACAACGGCAGGTTCCCGGTGGCCGATGTGGTCATCAGCGATCATGTGCCTCATGGCTGGCTCACTCTCATGGGGATCATTCGGAAGTCCAGCAACATCGGTGCGAGCAAAGTGGGGATCGAACTGGGACGAGATCGGCTGGGCAGGTATGTCAAGAGTTTCGGGTTCGGGCAGAAGGCGGGGATTCTGCTCCCGGGGGAAGGAAAAGGGATCCTTCGGAGTGAAACAAACTGGACCCAGGTGGACCTGGCGAATATCTCTTTCGGTCAGGGTCTTGGGGTGACGCCCATACAGATGGTGAGCGCAGTGAACGTCCTGGCCACCGGTGGTGAACTCCTGCGCCCTTACCTTGTTTCGCGGATCACATCGCCCTCCGGAGAGTTGATCCTTCAAAACCGACCGGGAATAGTGAGAAGGGTTGTCAGTGAGGAAACAGCCCGGAAGGTGACCCGGATGATGGAAACCGTTACGCAGCCTGGTGGGTCAGGGACAAGGGCTGCCATAAAGGGGTTCCTGGTTGCCGGTAAAACGGGCACGGCCCAGAAGTTTGATCTTAAGAAGGGCAGCTACTCCAGTGAGGCGTTCATCGCATCCTTCGTCGGTTTTGCCCCCTCACGAAATCCGGCCATCACCGCCATCGTCATCGTCGATGAACCGAAGGAAAATACATACGGCGGTGTGGTGGCGGCGCCTATATGGGCTGACATCGTCAGCAAGACCCTTAAATATCTGAATGTCCCGGCCGTGGAGCAGGAACCGATGCTCTATGAAGGTGAGGGAAATGGGGAACGGTGGGCCAGCGGAACAGTGCCTGCAGAACCCGGGAATCTTACCGTTATGCCTGACCTGAAGGGGCTGACCCTGAGGGAAGCCCTGACGTGCCTCGGGCTATCCGGCGCCAGGGTCAATGTTTCCGGGTCCGGGATCGTTGTGGCCCAGGACCCCGGAGCTGGTAAGTCTATTGAAGACGCTGTTTTTCTGGAACTTCTTCCGAGGACAGCCAGTTGA